A region from the Cannabis sativa cultivar Pink pepper isolate KNU-18-1 chromosome 9, ASM2916894v1, whole genome shotgun sequence genome encodes:
- the LOC115721996 gene encoding uncharacterized protein LOC115721996 — protein sequence MERGGDGNSLQKSGQGDDVAEVGQENSHLRDGIAAVLLRWNGLQMAVNNHWGGPDSLQKSHKLASDIFSCFSQAKAPLYVEDVENLLHESLLLSFNTDIEDGSIEEVAEQLMALHEECSHK from the exons atggaaaGAGGAGGTGATGGTAATAGCCTTCAAAAGTCGGGGCAGGGTGATGACGTGGCAGAGGTGGGGCAGGAAAATAGTCACCTCCGGGATGGTATTGCGGCGGTGCTTTTGCGATGGAATGGGCTTCAGATGGCAGTGAACAACCACTGGGGCGGTCCCGATTCTCTCCAGAAATCCCATAAACTGGCTTCTGATATCTTCTCTTGCTTCTCTCAGGCCAAAG CGCCGCTATACGTAGAAGATGTTGAAAATCTGCTTCACGAAAGCTTGCTTCTATCTTTTAACACAGATATAGAAGATGGCAGCATTGAAGAG GTGGCAGAACAGTTGATGGCTTTACATGAAGAATGTTCTCATAAATAG